A genomic segment from Centroberyx gerrardi isolate f3 chromosome 22, fCenGer3.hap1.cur.20231027, whole genome shotgun sequence encodes:
- the ssr1 gene encoding translocon-associated protein subunit alpha: protein MMKFLPKLLLLVLLAFPATILMKGPVVAAQDPTEDEEAEAVDVDEDVVDDVTAEDEDDEAEVEDDDNAELTEDKEEEEEEALAGEVKASPNADTTILFVKGEDFPANNIVKFLLGFTNKGSENFVVESLDASFRYPQDFQFYIQNFTALQLGIMVPPSRQATFEYSFIPAEPMGGRPFGLVINLNYKDSNGNVFQDAVFNQTVTITEREDGLDGETIFMYVFLSGLGLLVVVGLHQLLESRKRRRPAPKVEMGTSSHNDVDMSWIPQETLNQINKASPRRSPRKRNQKRSAGSDE, encoded by the exons ATGATGAAATTTCTacccaaactgctgctgctagtGTTACTAGCTTTCCCGGCAACTATCCTCATGAAAG GGCCGGTAGTGGCGGCTCAGGATCCCACCGAGGATGAGGAGGCCGAGGCTGTGGATGTGGATGAAGATGTGGTGGACGACGTGACGGCTGAAGACGAGGACGACGAGGCGGAGGTGGAAGACGACGACAACGCAGAACTG acggaagacaaagaggaagaagaggaagaagcgTTAGCTGGAGAGGTGAAGGCTTCCCCCAACGCTGACACCACCATCCTGTTCGTCAAAGGAGAAG aTTTCCCTGCCAACAACATTGTCAAGTTCCTGCTGGGCTTCACCAACAAGGGATCGGAGAACTTTGTGGTGGAGTCTCTGGACGCGTCTTTCCGCTACCCACAG GATTTCCAGTTCTACATCCAGAACTTCACGGCGCTCCAGCTTGGCATTATGGTTCCCCCCAGCAGACAGGCCACCTTCGAGTACTCCTTCATCCCCGCCGAGCCCATGGGAGGACGGCCCTTCGGACTGGTCATCAACCTCAACTACAAGGACAGCAAT ggaAATGTTTTCCAGGATGCCGTGTTCAACCAGACAGTCACCATCACTGAGAGGGAAGACGGCTTGGACGGAGAGAC GATCTTCATGTATGTCTTCCTGTCAGGTCTCGGGCTGCTGGTCGTCGTCGGTCTTCACCAGCTGCTGGAGTCCAGAAAG aggaGGCGTCCAGCCCCTAAGGTGGAAATGGGAACTTCCAGCCACAACGACGTTGACATGAGCTGGATCCCCCAGGAGACACTCAACCAGATCA